One Aphidius gifuensis isolate YNYX2018 linkage group LG5, ASM1490517v1, whole genome shotgun sequence genomic region harbors:
- the LOC122856411 gene encoding uncharacterized protein LOC122856411, whose translation MSLFSQGQIDLSKNGGPDLFLQKTKLGWVIGGSAPTNESSQQVSCHLASDIQFNLEKFWEIEEIPETSHLTADEQACEEYFLQHVTRNEEGRYVVALPFKQSVDQLGETRITAIKRLNSIERKLQNNTELKIQYNAVLQEYLDLGHMSEVPDEQLQENGFYLPHHAVIKEESQTTKVRVVFDGSAKGSKGHSLNELLHVGPTIQTDIFSLLLRFRLHQYVLTGDIEKMYRQFLIRPQDRKYQRILWRNASGIIKTYELNTVTFGLAPSPFLAIRCLHKLADDEQENFPVASEILKRDLYVDDLLSQHLKKQLN comes from the coding sequence ATGTCTCTATTCTCTCAAGGACAGATAGATCTATCCAAGAACGGTGGCcctgatttatttttacaaaagacAAAATTAGGATGGGTCATCGGAGGCAGTGCGCCTACAAACGAGTCATCACAACAAGTGTCGTGTCACCTGGCATCAGACATACAATTTAATCTAGAAAAATTCTGGGAAATTGAAGAAATACCAGAAACAAGTCATCTCACCGCAGATGAACAAGCATGCGAAGAATACTTTCTACAACATGTTACAAGAAACGAAGAAGGTCGATATGTTGTCGCCTTACCATTCAAACAATCTGTCGATCAACTTGGAGAGACACGAATTACAGCAATTAAAAGGcttaattcaattgaaagaaaattacaaaacaataCAGAGTTAAAGATACAATATAACGCTGTACTACAAGAGTACCTAGACTTAGGTCACATGTCTGAAGTACCAGATGAACAACTACAAGAAAATGGTTTTTATTTACCACATCATGCGGTGATAAAAGAAGAAAGCCAAACAACAAAAGTACGAGTCGTGTTCGACGGCTCAGCCAAAGGTTCCAAGGGTCATTCACTCAATGAATTACTACATGTTGGCCCAACAATACAAACTGATATTTTCTCATTATTACTCAGATTTAGACTACACCAGTATGTACTGACTGGTGACATTGAGAAAATGTACagacaatttttaatacgTCCACAAGATAGAAAATATCAACGTATTTTATGGAGAAATGCGTCtggtattattaaaacatatgAACTAAATACTGTAACATTTGGTCTTGCTCCATCACCATTTCTAGCTATACGATGTCTACATAAATTAGCTGATGATGAGCAAGAAAATTTTCCTGTAGCATCAGAAATACTAAAAAGAGATCTATATGTCGATGATCTTTTATCACAACATTTGAAGAAGCAATTAAATTGA
- the LOC122856410 gene encoding uncharacterized protein LOC122856410 produces the protein MGNLPKARVNEAIPFTIVGVDFCGPFLVKEKKERNRIKVKIYVAVFVCLVIKAVHLEMVSDLTTDCFIAALKRFVARRGYPTDIYSDNGLNFQGANNELIKLQDQLKSNDAQNKLQEFFNTKKIQWHFTPPLSPHFGGLWEAAVKSFKHHFKRVIKPDILLSQEEFNTLIIEIEAILNSRPLTPISTDPNDFMVLSPGHFLIGHALTTIRDHDYNNIPMNRLSRWQLIEQIKQEFWQRWHNEYLNEMINRSKWNKDNNNIEIGDVVLLKEDNIPPMH, from the coding sequence ATGGGTAATTTACCAAAAGCAAGAGTTAATGAAGCAATTCCATTTACAATAGTTGGGGTTGACTTTTGTGGACCTTTTTTAGTcaaagaaaagaaagaaagaaatagaattaaagttaaaatataCGTAGCAGTCTTTGTATGTCTCGTCATCAAAGCTGTACATCTAGAAATGGTCAGTGATTTAACTACAGATTGTTTTATTGCTGCTTTAAAAAGATTTGTTGCAAGACGTGGTTACCCGACTGATATTTATTCAGACAAtggtttaaattttcaagggGCCAACAATGAATTGATTAAACTGCAAGATCAATTAAAATCAAACGAtgcacaaaataaattacaagaattttttaacacaaaaaaaattcaatggcaTTTTACGCCACCACTTTCTCCACATTTTGGCGGACTTTGGGAAGCCGCAGTCAAGTCATTCAAACATCATTTTAAAAGGGTTATTAAAccagatattttattatcacaagAAGAATTCAACACCTTGATTATTGAGATCGAGGCAATACTCAATTCACGTCCACTGACACCTATTTCAACTGATCCAAATGATTTTATGGTGCTCTCACctggacattttttaattggacATGCTCTCACAACTATAAGAGATCATGACTACAACAACATACCCATGAACAGGTTGTCTAGATGGCAACtgattgaacaaataaaacaagaattttGGCAACGTTGGCACAATGAATATCTCAACGAGATGATCAACCGCAGTAAGTGGAACaaagacaacaacaacatagaAATAGGCGATGTGGTCTTATTGAAGGAAGACAACATTCCACCTATGCATTAG